One window from the genome of Gimesia aquarii encodes:
- a CDS encoding MotA/TolQ/ExbB proton channel family protein → MEHAELLTKSEKEDHLLNWSKAVLKSPLFWGTAATFGFYALIPHLPLYQALVERYFCSHPLEYATTALFFIGMAIIGVKGIGMHGQNKSLTETNIDWETIGEVEDINERIDVFEDQVEILPGWIGETYLGKRLQDVVSYVKARRSVQDLDEHLKYLAELASEQMHASYSLIRTITWAVPIIGFLGTVIGITIAIANVTPDQLDTSLSEVTGGLAVAFDTTALALGLSLVLVFSTFVVERMEQKQLEKIELFGIQNIATCMSVSEKSVSPLELAEAEAAQQLVQSTEEMIQRQTELWQQNLESLRSRWNEVMERQQVNFDHSMQQGMSNTLDTHSSQLESLRNEFLSAYQSTTEQIELMMTRWQETQKESNSQFSKHLAQIWNEVHQDVISAQTRQTLQIEEATKEIAGEVRQWNHQLKETSEVSTLQIEALNSQSENLLKIVGQEEHLVGLQNRLNENLDAIRAAETFEETLHSLSAAVHLLTARSNRNNAA, encoded by the coding sequence TGGATTTTACGCGCTGATTCCACATCTTCCTTTATATCAGGCGCTCGTAGAACGGTATTTTTGTAGTCATCCGCTTGAATACGCAACGACTGCTCTCTTCTTTATTGGTATGGCAATTATCGGTGTGAAGGGCATCGGTATGCATGGCCAGAATAAATCATTAACAGAAACAAACATTGATTGGGAAACGATAGGTGAAGTTGAAGACATTAACGAGCGAATTGATGTTTTTGAGGATCAGGTTGAAATTCTTCCCGGTTGGATTGGAGAGACTTATCTTGGCAAAAGACTACAGGATGTAGTTTCCTATGTGAAAGCACGAAGGTCTGTTCAGGATCTTGATGAGCATCTCAAGTATCTCGCGGAACTGGCATCTGAGCAGATGCATGCCAGCTATTCTCTCATTCGAACAATTACCTGGGCAGTTCCCATTATCGGATTTCTGGGAACGGTAATTGGTATCACGATCGCAATTGCCAATGTGACACCCGATCAACTGGATACCTCTCTATCAGAAGTAACTGGTGGATTAGCGGTTGCCTTTGATACGACGGCATTGGCACTGGGTTTGTCTTTGGTTTTGGTCTTTTCGACTTTTGTTGTTGAACGAATGGAACAAAAACAACTTGAGAAAATTGAGCTGTTTGGTATTCAAAATATTGCGACTTGTATGAGTGTTTCAGAAAAGTCTGTTAGTCCGTTAGAGCTAGCAGAAGCAGAGGCAGCCCAGCAATTGGTTCAGAGTACAGAAGAAATGATACAGCGCCAAACAGAGCTTTGGCAGCAAAACCTGGAGTCATTGCGGAGTCGCTGGAACGAGGTAATGGAGCGGCAACAAGTCAATTTTGATCATTCGATGCAGCAAGGAATGTCAAATACTCTAGATACTCACTCTTCACAATTGGAATCATTGCGTAACGAGTTCCTGAGTGCCTATCAATCCACTACCGAACAAATTGAGCTCATGATGACTCGCTGGCAGGAAACACAGAAAGAATCGAACAGTCAGTTTTCAAAGCATCTGGCCCAGATTTGGAACGAAGTCCATCAGGATGTGATATCGGCACAAACACGACAGACATTACAAATCGAGGAAGCCACTAAAGAAATAGCTGGTGAAGTCAGACAGTGGAATCATCAGTTGAAAGAAACATCTGAAGTTTCGACTTTACAGATTGAAGCTCTCAATTCGCAGAGTGAAAACCTCTTGAAAATAGTTGGCCAGGAAGAGCATCTTGTTGGTTTACAAAATAGATTAAATGAAAATCTGGATGCAATTCGTGCAGCAGAGACTTTTGAAGAAACTTTGCATAGTTTAAGTGCGGCAGTACATCTACTCACAGCTCGATCAAATCGAAACAATGCTGCTTGA